A stretch of the Clostridiales bacterium genome encodes the following:
- the wecB gene encoding UDP-N-acetylglucosamine 2-epimerase (non-hydrolyzing) codes for MANVGNNNGNKKIMLVFGTRPEAIKMCPLVKELRKRDGIQTVVCVTGQHRSMLQQVLDAFQVVPEYDLAIMKDRQTLFDITINVMNGMREILEKEKPDVVLVHGDTSTTFATALTCYYMQIPVGHVEAGLRTYDAFSPYPEEFNRQATGIVTRYHFSPTPLSRENLIREGKKPETVYVTGNTVIDALQTTVRKDYTHPELEWASGSRLILLTAHRRENLGEPMHNMFRAIRRVVEEHPDVKALYPIHMNPVVREAAAAELAGCDRIRLIEPLEVIDCHNLMARSYLILTDSGGIQEEAPSLGKPVLVMRDVTERPEGIAAGTLKLVGTSEEKIYREFTRLLDDKSAYEAMAHAENPYGDGHACERIADILTREG; via the coding sequence ATGGCAAACGTAGGGAATAACAACGGGAACAAAAAGATAATGCTGGTGTTCGGAACCCGGCCGGAAGCGATCAAGATGTGTCCGCTGGTGAAGGAACTCCGGAAACGGGACGGAATCCAGACGGTCGTCTGCGTGACCGGACAGCACCGGAGCATGCTGCAGCAGGTGCTGGACGCGTTCCAGGTGGTGCCGGAGTATGACCTGGCCATCATGAAGGACCGGCAGACGCTGTTTGACATCACCATCAACGTGATGAACGGCATGCGGGAAATTCTGGAGAAGGAAAAGCCCGACGTGGTGCTGGTGCACGGGGATACGAGCACGACATTTGCCACCGCGCTGACCTGCTACTATATGCAGATCCCTGTCGGCCATGTGGAAGCGGGGCTCCGCACCTATGACGCGTTCTCCCCGTATCCCGAGGAATTCAACCGGCAGGCGACGGGTATTGTGACCCGTTACCATTTCTCTCCGACGCCCCTGAGCCGGGAAAACCTGATCCGGGAAGGGAAAAAGCCGGAAACCGTGTACGTGACCGGCAACACAGTCATTGATGCGCTGCAGACCACCGTCCGCAAGGACTATACGCATCCGGAGCTGGAATGGGCTTCCGGCAGCCGCCTGATCCTGCTGACCGCGCACCGGCGGGAAAACCTTGGTGAGCCGATGCACAACATGTTCCGTGCAATCCGCCGGGTGGTGGAGGAACATCCGGACGTCAAAGCCCTGTATCCGATCCATATGAATCCCGTGGTCCGGGAAGCTGCCGCAGCAGAACTGGCAGGCTGCGACCGGATCCGGCTGATTGAGCCGCTGGAAGTGATTGACTGCCATAACCTGATGGCCCGCAGCTACCTGATCCTGACGGACAGCGGCGGCATCCAGGAGGAAGCCCCCAGCCTCGGCAAACCGGTGCTGGTGATGCGTGACGTGACGGAACGGCCGGAGGGCATCGCTGCCGGCACACTGAAGCTGGTGGGGACATCCGAGGAGAAAATCTACCGCGAGTTTACCCGGCTGCTGGATGACAAGAGCGCATACGAAGCCATGGCGCACGCGGAGAACCCCTATGGGGACGGCCACGCGTGCGAACGGATCGCGGATATCCTGACCCGGGAAGGATGA
- a CDS encoding DNA topoisomerase 3 — MGKIVVVAEKPSVGRDIARVIGCRTSGDGCLIGDQYIVTWAVGHLVTLMEPDEMDEHLKKWTFDTLPILPEEIPLKVISATKSQYSKVKKLICDKETDSLICATDAGREGELIFRYIYEKSGCKKPFDRLWISSMTDEAIREGFRQIRPGSDYDGLYESARCRSKADWLVGMNASRAFTLRYKALLSVGRVQTPTLAILVKRRKEIENFKPEGFCTVTADFGDYRGIWFSEELDPDTHLKTKAEADAIAGAVKGKEGRVVQAETVRKHELPPQLYDLTSLQRDANRMLGFTADKTLKTAQSLYETHKALTYPRTDSRYLPPDMIPRVVQTMKMLPEGYQKFVPGALRDGKLPVSKRTIDASKVTDHHAIIPTAKKPDMSKFSEDERKLYDMVARRLLAAFYPACDYDATKIITEVGEHRFRTNGKVIVVNGWHDIPPLENPPKARKKAKGEEEEEGPLPPLNEGDTRIVRDAAVKEDKTKPPAPHTDASLLAAMETAGKELDDEELAKQMKGSGIGTPATRAAIIERLLKVGYAARKGKTLQATDKGVLLIDIMPAEIASPEMTGRWELALHDITDGKQDAGRFMDGIRRMSSFLVDYARNASSAVVFPEDERRKRTGGKGRQGGFSAAVLEGTTCPVCGKGKMQESPRAFSCTEASCRCTLWKDCLTRGGGPVLTEKLIRLLLEKKQLAGSTGTVMIREGNILFYPQGNEAPSVNRSMIYQK; from the coding sequence GTGGGAAAGATTGTCGTGGTTGCCGAAAAGCCAAGCGTCGGCCGGGATATTGCCCGGGTGATCGGCTGCAGGACATCCGGGGACGGATGCCTGATCGGCGACCAGTATATTGTGACCTGGGCTGTCGGCCATCTGGTGACCCTGATGGAGCCGGACGAGATGGACGAGCACCTGAAAAAGTGGACTTTTGATACGCTGCCGATCCTTCCGGAGGAAATCCCGCTGAAGGTGATCAGCGCCACAAAGAGCCAGTACAGCAAGGTGAAGAAGCTGATCTGCGACAAGGAAACAGACTCCCTGATCTGCGCGACGGATGCCGGGCGGGAGGGTGAACTGATCTTCCGCTATATATATGAAAAATCCGGATGCAAAAAGCCGTTCGACCGCCTGTGGATTTCCTCCATGACGGATGAGGCGATCCGCGAAGGATTCCGGCAGATCCGGCCCGGAAGCGACTATGACGGCCTGTACGAGAGCGCCCGCTGCCGGAGCAAGGCCGACTGGCTGGTCGGCATGAACGCCAGCCGGGCGTTTACGCTGAGATATAAAGCACTGCTGAGCGTGGGGCGGGTACAGACGCCGACGCTGGCCATCCTGGTTAAGCGGCGGAAGGAAATTGAGAACTTCAAACCGGAAGGGTTCTGCACGGTGACCGCCGACTTCGGCGATTACAGGGGGATCTGGTTCTCGGAAGAACTGGATCCGGATACCCACCTGAAAACGAAGGCGGAGGCGGACGCGATTGCCGGTGCGGTGAAAGGAAAGGAAGGCCGGGTTGTCCAGGCGGAAACGGTGCGGAAACATGAACTGCCGCCCCAGCTGTATGACCTGACCAGCCTGCAGCGGGATGCCAACCGCATGCTGGGATTTACTGCGGACAAAACGCTGAAGACTGCCCAGAGCCTGTATGAAACCCACAAGGCACTGACTTATCCCCGGACGGACAGCCGATACCTGCCGCCGGATATGATTCCCCGGGTGGTGCAGACGATGAAGATGCTGCCGGAGGGCTACCAGAAGTTTGTACCGGGCGCCCTTCGGGACGGAAAACTTCCGGTATCAAAACGCACCATTGACGCTTCCAAGGTGACCGACCACCATGCCATTATCCCGACGGCAAAGAAACCGGACATGTCGAAATTCAGCGAGGATGAACGGAAACTGTACGATATGGTGGCCAGACGCCTGCTGGCAGCGTTCTACCCGGCCTGTGACTATGACGCCACAAAGATCATCACGGAGGTGGGAGAGCACCGCTTCCGCACCAACGGCAAGGTGATCGTGGTGAACGGATGGCATGATATCCCGCCGCTCGAAAACCCGCCGAAGGCCCGCAAAAAGGCGAAGGGTGAAGAGGAAGAGGAAGGACCGCTTCCGCCCCTGAACGAGGGAGATACCCGCATTGTCCGGGACGCGGCGGTCAAGGAAGATAAAACCAAGCCGCCGGCCCCGCATACGGACGCAAGCCTGCTGGCCGCGATGGAAACGGCCGGCAAGGAACTGGACGATGAAGAGCTCGCAAAGCAGATGAAGGGCAGCGGCATCGGTACGCCGGCCACCCGGGCAGCGATTATTGAGCGCCTGCTGAAGGTCGGCTACGCGGCCCGGAAGGGCAAAACGCTGCAGGCGACCGACAAGGGTGTCCTGCTGATCGATATCATGCCGGCGGAGATTGCCAGCCCGGAGATGACCGGCCGCTGGGAACTGGCACTGCATGATATCACCGACGGGAAACAGGATGCCGGCCGGTTTATGGACGGAATCCGGAGGATGAGCAGCTTCCTGGTGGATTATGCCCGGAACGCTTCATCCGCGGTGGTATTCCCGGAAGATGAAAGACGGAAACGAACCGGCGGAAAAGGGCGGCAGGGCGGTTTTTCCGCCGCGGTTCTGGAAGGAACCACCTGCCCGGTATGCGGGAAGGGGAAAATGCAGGAAAGCCCGCGGGCATTCAGCTGTACGGAAGCGTCCTGCCGCTGCACCCTGTGGAAGGACTGCCTCACCCGGGGCGGTGGACCGGTGCTGACGGAGAAGCTGATCCGGCTGCTGCTGGAAAAGAAGCAGCTGGCGGGATCCACCGGAACCGTGATGATCCGGGAGGGGAACATCCTGTTTTACCCGCAAGGGAATGAAGCCCCCAGCGTCAACCGCAGCATGATCTATCAGAAATAA